Genomic window (Vibrio pomeroyi):
GGTTTGTTCAACCTAGTGAAGAAGCACTTCCCATCACTGGATGTTCACGCATCAACTCAGTTAACAACGCACAACGAAGGCCAGATTAAGTTCTTGTCTAAGATCGGCGCAACTCGCGTTAACTTGTCGCGTGAGCTAAACCTTCCAGAAATTAAGATGCTGACAGAAGTGGCGCACGACCATGATGTACTGACAGAAGTCTTCGTACACGGCGCTCTGTGTATCGCATTCTCTGGTCAATGTTACTCAAGCTCTGTAAGTGTGGGTAACTCGGGTAACCGTGGCCGTTGTAGCCAAGCGTGTCGTGATGAATACGAAATCACCAACGCGGGCAACAAGTTCCCACTGAACTTAAAAGATAATTCAGCTTACTACGACCTACCTGAATTGGTTGACGCGAAAGTTGACTCATTGAAAGTCGAAGGTCGTATTAAAGGCGCACACTACGTTTACACAGTAGTAGACACGTGGCGTAAACAGATTGATAGCTTTGTAGAGAGCGGTTTGTTGATCGAAGATGATTCGAACCTGCACAAAGTATTCAACCGTGATTTCACCAACTCTTTTCTAAAGGGCAACTTGACGAAAGACATGTTCATTGATAACCCGCGCGACAACAGCATGAACTACGCTGTTGAGAAAGCGACGGAGCAGAACAACGAAATCTCGGTAGTACAGATTCAAGAAGTGACCAACGAACTTCACCAAGCGAAAGACGTTCTTGGCAACGAGATGCGTGAAAAGATCGAGTTCCTTGATATTCGTAAAACGCCAGTTGCTCTGTCTTTCAGCGCGAAAGAAGGTCAGCCATTTACGGTGACAGTGAACACATCGAAAGAGAACTTCACCCTTCAATCTAAATCACTACTTGTGGCGGTTGAAGAGAAAGCGATCACTCAAGAGCTACTTGAGAAACGTTTCAAGAACGTGAAGAGTGCGGTTCATACACTAGAAAGCCATGACTTCAGAGAAGTTGACGCTGGCCTTGTGATTCCATTGAAGGAAGTGTCTGACCTTAAAGACGAGATCGACTTCATTCTGAACGGCTCTATTGAAGTGATTAAGCACGTTGAAGTGCCTGCACTGCCACAACACCCTAAAGTAAATGAGAAGCCAACCATGTCGATGCTGATTGCTGATGTGGAAGACTTGCACCTGTGTGACGTCACTGATGCTGATGTTTACTTCAAACTGCCTGAAAGCTTCAAGAAGCGTTGCAACAAGTACATCGACATCTTGGCTGCAAACCCACGTTTGATTCCTTGGTTCCCAGCGGTATTGATCGGCAAAGATTACGACGAAGCGGTTCGTATCCTTGAAGAGATCAAACCTGCGCGCATCGTGACTAACAACACGGGTATTGCGTACAAGGCTTACGAACTGGGTATTGAGTGGGTCGCAGGTCCATTCATGAACACAACCAACTCTCACGCATTAGTGACGCTCAAAGAAGAGCTTAACTGTGCCGGTGCATTCATTTCGAACGAGATCAACAAAGGTCAGATTCGTCATATTCGCCGCCCAGAGAACTTCAAACTGTTCTACAGCATCTACCACCCAATCTTGATGATGACCAGCCGTCAGTGTTTCTTCCAAAGAACGGTAGGTTGTAACAAGCCAAGCATTGAAGCGGGTTGTATGCTGAAGTGTGAGAAAGCGACAACGATTACTAACGTTAAAGGCATCTCTTTCGCGGTTGATAAACAGAAGGGTGGCTACCCAAGCATTTACAACCACGAGCAGTTCCTGAACCATGATGCTGTAACGGATTTCTCAGGCTTGTTTGACGAGTTCTTCATCGACCTAACCAACATCGGTGCGGGTTCGAAAGAAGTACAAGACAAAGTAGAGCTTATCAAGCACTTCGAAGCGCTATTGAACGGCGTTGAAGGTTCTCAACAGAACCTAGAGCAGATGGTTGAGATTCGTACTAACGCACAGTACGTTCAAGGCCTATAAGCCTTAACCGCTGATAAACATTGTGAACCAATAAACAAAAAGCCACTCAATCGAGTGGCTTTTTAGTGTCTGAAACTTACTGAGTAGTTTCTAG
Coding sequences:
- a CDS encoding U32 family peptidase yields the protein MSRKIELLAPGGDVEAIKAAIVAGANAVYCGLDTFNARNRASNLSLDELNGVIRLAHEYGCEVFLTLNVVLLEHETKSITKLLNQLVNTKVDGIIVQDLGLFNLVKKHFPSLDVHASTQLTTHNEGQIKFLSKIGATRVNLSRELNLPEIKMLTEVAHDHDVLTEVFVHGALCIAFSGQCYSSSVSVGNSGNRGRCSQACRDEYEITNAGNKFPLNLKDNSAYYDLPELVDAKVDSLKVEGRIKGAHYVYTVVDTWRKQIDSFVESGLLIEDDSNLHKVFNRDFTNSFLKGNLTKDMFIDNPRDNSMNYAVEKATEQNNEISVVQIQEVTNELHQAKDVLGNEMREKIEFLDIRKTPVALSFSAKEGQPFTVTVNTSKENFTLQSKSLLVAVEEKAITQELLEKRFKNVKSAVHTLESHDFREVDAGLVIPLKEVSDLKDEIDFILNGSIEVIKHVEVPALPQHPKVNEKPTMSMLIADVEDLHLCDVTDADVYFKLPESFKKRCNKYIDILAANPRLIPWFPAVLIGKDYDEAVRILEEIKPARIVTNNTGIAYKAYELGIEWVAGPFMNTTNSHALVTLKEELNCAGAFISNEINKGQIRHIRRPENFKLFYSIYHPILMMTSRQCFFQRTVGCNKPSIEAGCMLKCEKATTITNVKGISFAVDKQKGGYPSIYNHEQFLNHDAVTDFSGLFDEFFIDLTNIGAGSKEVQDKVELIKHFEALLNGVEGSQQNLEQMVEIRTNAQYVQGL